The bacterium sequence CGGATCATCAACGAATACCGCCTCAACGTGCTCGATCCCGAGCACTCGAAGGCGCTGCGCGAGCAGATGCTCGTCTTCCTGAAGCACCGCGAGGCCTGAGCGGGCGCGGCCTCGCCGGGGGACGGACGCATGGACTCCGAAGGGCTGATCCGCAAGGGGTTCGGGCTGCGCCGGGCCGTGGCGGGCGACATCGCCCGCGACTACCACTCCGCGCTCGTGCGGCGCGCGCGCGAGCAGGGGCGGCGGCTCGACTGGCCGGGGCTCGTCGTGAAGATCGCCGAGGAGTTCGGCTTCTGCTACGGCGTCCAGCGCGCGGTGGACTACGCCTACGAGGCGCGGGCCCGCTTCCCCGACCGGCGGCTCTTCGTCGCCGGCGAGATCATCCACAACCCGGGCGTCAACCGCCGTCTGCGGGAGCTCGGCTACGAGTTCCTCGACGGGGCGCACGGTTCGAAGGCGACGTTCGCCGACCTGCGGCCGGAGGACGTCGTGCTGATCCCGGCGTTCGGGCTGCCGGTGCCGGTGCTCGACCGGCTGCGCGCGATCGGCTGCACGCTCGTCGACACGACCTGCGGCTCGGTGCTCAACGTGTGGCGGAACGTCGAGGCGTACGCCAAGGAAGGGCGCACCTGCCTGATCCACGGCAAGTGGAACCACGAAGAGACGCGGGCCACGGCGAGCCGCGCCCTGCGCCATCCGAGCGGCCGCCACCTCGTCGTCTACGACATGGACGAAGCCGAGGCGGTGGCCCGCTTCATCGAGGAGGGGGGCGACGCGGCGGCGTTCATGGCGCGGTTCGGCGAGGCCGCCTCGCCGGGCTTCGATCCGGCGCGCGACCTCGACAAGGTCGGGATGGCGAACCAGACGACGATGCTCTCGACCGAGTCGCTGGCGATCGCCGAGCGGATCAAGCAGGCGATGATCCGCCGGCACGGCGAGGCCGAGGCGGCGGAGCGGTTCCGCGCCTTCGAGACGATCTGCTCGGCGACGCAGGACCGGCAGGACGCGGTGCGGCGGATGATGCTCGATCCGCCCGACCTGATGCTCGTCATCGGCGGGTTCAACTCCTCCAACACCAATCACCTCGCCGAGATCTGCTCGGGGGGCGCGCCGACCTTCCACGTCGAGGGGGCGGACGGGCTGCTCGACGCGCGGCGGATCGCCCACAAGCCGGTCGGCGCGAAGGACGTCGTCGTCGCCGAAGGATGGCTGCCGGAAGGGGACGTCGTCGTCGGGATCACCGCCGGCGCCTCGACGCCCGACCGCGAAGTCGGGCGGCTGATCGCGCGGCTGCTCGAACTGCGCGGGCTCCCCGCGCCGGACGAGGAGTGATCTCGCCCTTCGCCGCAGGCCCGGCGCGCGGATCTGCGGCCGGGCGTCAAGCGAGAGGAGCGGAGGCCGGGCGACGCGCGCGCGGATCTGCGGCCGGGCGTCGCTCGC is a genomic window containing:
- a CDS encoding 4-hydroxy-3-methylbut-2-enyl diphosphate reductase, giving the protein MDSEGLIRKGFGLRRAVAGDIARDYHSALVRRAREQGRRLDWPGLVVKIAEEFGFCYGVQRAVDYAYEARARFPDRRLFVAGEIIHNPGVNRRLRELGYEFLDGAHGSKATFADLRPEDVVLIPAFGLPVPVLDRLRAIGCTLVDTTCGSVLNVWRNVEAYAKEGRTCLIHGKWNHEETRATASRALRHPSGRHLVVYDMDEAEAVARFIEEGGDAAAFMARFGEAASPGFDPARDLDKVGMANQTTMLSTESLAIAERIKQAMIRRHGEAEAAERFRAFETICSATQDRQDAVRRMMLDPPDLMLVIGGFNSSNTNHLAEICSGGAPTFHVEGADGLLDARRIAHKPVGAKDVVVAEGWLPEGDVVVGITAGASTPDREVGRLIARLLELRGLPAPDEE